The proteins below are encoded in one region of Elusimicrobiota bacterium:
- a CDS encoding FAD-dependent oxidoreductase codes for MNYDYIIVGAGSSGCVTANRLVRDWGAKVLLIEAGPRANSPLIRMPAGTFKMLFSNTPFIKRYLSDAQTSLGGRRVSIPQGNVVGGGSSVNAMAYTRGSRADYERWCNETGDSRWSWNELLPYFKKQEGNQRFDNVAHGAEGPLKVSDPLYVVEAADRFVRAMQRKGVPFSHDFNAGDLHGVGYMQTTTWRGRRCSAADAFLSPVMDDPNMTVETAAQVERIVFEDKRAVGVEYRVGNKTLLASASSEVILCAGTFATPKLLMLSGIGPASHLQAHGIKVRVDSPGVGENLQDHNIAVVSMPTNGQFGYFGEDSGIRALRNAVQYLAFRSGPITSNGAETMAFVNLRDPHGEPDLQLYCVGVMWPDTNGRKPDAPGITFMANLVRPNSRGNVRLRSGDPGDDPLVNPNWLDDAADRERLIEAIRYFRRIAADEPFSSIVREEARPGTDVQSDEALLDYLKRTTDSNYHPVGTCRMGRENDPMAVLTSDLAVKGVKQLRVFDASMMPHIISSNTNATVMAVADRAVDIMMGRTVS; via the coding sequence ATGAACTACGATTACATCATCGTCGGCGCGGGCAGCTCCGGTTGCGTGACCGCGAACCGCCTGGTGCGGGATTGGGGCGCCAAGGTTTTATTGATCGAAGCCGGTCCACGGGCAAATAGCCCGTTGATCCGCATGCCCGCCGGTACCTTCAAAATGCTGTTTTCCAACACTCCGTTTATCAAGCGCTACCTTTCGGACGCCCAAACGTCGCTCGGCGGGCGTCGAGTGTCGATACCGCAAGGCAACGTGGTGGGAGGCGGCAGTTCCGTTAATGCTATGGCCTATACCCGGGGATCGCGGGCGGACTATGAGCGCTGGTGCAACGAGACGGGAGATTCAAGGTGGAGCTGGAACGAATTGCTGCCGTACTTCAAAAAGCAAGAGGGAAATCAGCGCTTTGACAATGTTGCCCACGGAGCGGAAGGCCCGCTAAAGGTGTCCGATCCACTCTATGTGGTCGAGGCAGCAGATCGTTTCGTTCGAGCCATGCAGCGCAAAGGCGTGCCGTTCTCGCACGACTTCAACGCAGGTGATCTTCATGGCGTTGGCTATATGCAGACCACCACGTGGCGGGGGCGGCGCTGCAGTGCCGCCGACGCATTTCTATCGCCGGTGATGGATGATCCCAACATGACGGTCGAGACCGCTGCGCAAGTCGAGCGGATCGTTTTCGAGGACAAGCGCGCCGTGGGTGTCGAATATCGCGTTGGCAATAAGACGCTTCTTGCCTCCGCCTCTTCCGAAGTGATCCTGTGCGCGGGTACTTTTGCCACCCCGAAACTGTTGATGCTATCCGGCATAGGACCGGCCAGTCATCTGCAGGCGCATGGTATCAAGGTGCGAGTCGACTCGCCTGGCGTCGGAGAGAACCTTCAGGATCACAACATCGCCGTAGTGTCGATGCCAACTAATGGGCAATTCGGTTACTTCGGTGAGGACAGCGGCATTCGTGCCCTTCGCAATGCCGTGCAGTACCTGGCATTTCGAAGTGGTCCAATCACGTCGAATGGCGCGGAAACGATGGCGTTCGTGAACCTTCGTGATCCCCACGGGGAGCCGGACCTGCAACTCTATTGCGTGGGTGTCATGTGGCCCGACACAAACGGGCGCAAGCCGGATGCGCCAGGTATCACCTTCATGGCAAACCTCGTCAGGCCCAATTCCCGTGGCAACGTACGCTTGCGCTCCGGCGATCCGGGAGACGACCCGCTCGTCAATCCTAACTGGCTCGATGATGCAGCGGACCGCGAGCGACTAATCGAGGCCATTCGCTACTTCAGGCGTATCGCCGCCGATGAGCCATTCTCGTCAATTGTGCGCGAAGAGGCCCGGCCTGGCACAGATGTCCAATCGGACGAGGCCTTGCTCGACTATTTGAAGCGCACGACTGACTCCAATTATCACCCAGTGGGCACATGCCGGATGGGTAGGGAGAACGATCCCATGGCCGTGCTTACGTCCGATCTCGCTGTCAAGGGAGTAAAGCAGTTGCGAGTGTTCGATGCCTCGATGATGCCCCACATCATCAGCTCCAACACTAACGCGACTGTGATGGCTGTCGCCGACCGCGCCGTCGACATCATGATGGGTCGCACCGTGTCGTAG
- a CDS encoding aldehyde dehydrogenase yields the protein MFNPATELSENVRSKFFIGGQWLSPQSGKTVSLVAPATEEPFLTVPQASIMDVDAAVNAARRAFDGGQWPHTTPGERSVILRRMGGLVAQRLPLLSRLWTAQVGAPTWFADMFTPTAVAMLEYYSELAQTFAFEEQRPTRGGHARVIRQPVGVAALIAPWNAQLPILSYKVGAALAAGCCVVVKSPLETPLDALVLAECAEQAGLPAGVLNVITGDADAGAHLVGNPGIDKVSFTGSTATGKIIAGSCIERLARFTLELGGKSAAIVLEDAPLETALQALVPFTMPFSGQICFSQTRILVPRKQEAAFLEAYGAAIRSLKVGDPWDPTTQIGPLASKRQFERVLGYIESGRREGAQVVAGGGQRPVSGKGYFVEPTVFSGVSPEMTIAREEIFGPVVVVMPYDDVDEAVALANNSDFGLSGTVFSGDIERAASIARRIKTGHVCVNGLEMAPNVPFGGFKQSGMGREGGPEGLMAFLEDQAIYLPVGLQATGQG from the coding sequence ATGTTCAATCCTGCCACGGAATTATCCGAAAACGTGCGCAGCAAGTTCTTTATCGGTGGGCAGTGGCTCTCGCCGCAATCGGGCAAGACGGTGTCCCTGGTAGCACCGGCTACCGAGGAACCGTTTCTCACAGTGCCGCAGGCCAGCATCATGGATGTGGACGCTGCCGTGAACGCGGCCAGGCGTGCATTTGATGGCGGCCAATGGCCTCACACGACCCCTGGTGAGCGTTCCGTGATTCTGCGGCGAATGGGTGGCCTGGTCGCACAGCGTCTGCCTCTGCTGTCCCGACTTTGGACGGCCCAGGTCGGGGCGCCGACGTGGTTCGCGGATATGTTCACACCCACCGCGGTCGCAATGCTGGAGTACTACTCCGAACTTGCCCAAACCTTTGCATTCGAGGAGCAGCGACCCACACGTGGAGGCCACGCACGTGTCATACGCCAACCGGTCGGTGTTGCGGCTCTGATCGCGCCCTGGAATGCGCAATTGCCCATCCTTTCATACAAGGTGGGAGCAGCACTCGCGGCTGGCTGCTGTGTCGTCGTCAAGTCTCCGCTGGAGACTCCGCTTGATGCGTTGGTGCTGGCCGAATGCGCTGAACAAGCCGGTCTGCCCGCGGGTGTATTGAATGTAATTACGGGAGACGCCGATGCCGGCGCGCATCTGGTGGGAAACCCCGGCATCGACAAGGTCAGTTTCACGGGAAGCACGGCGACCGGCAAGATCATCGCCGGAAGTTGCATCGAACGCCTCGCGCGCTTCACGCTTGAGCTCGGTGGAAAGTCCGCCGCCATCGTGCTGGAGGATGCACCACTGGAAACGGCCCTCCAGGCACTGGTTCCCTTCACAATGCCATTCTCCGGACAGATCTGCTTTTCGCAGACACGTATTCTGGTGCCCCGCAAGCAGGAGGCCGCGTTTCTTGAAGCGTACGGTGCCGCGATCCGTAGTCTAAAGGTTGGCGATCCGTGGGATCCGACAACGCAGATCGGGCCGCTCGCGAGCAAAAGGCAGTTCGAGCGCGTACTCGGCTATATCGAGTCGGGTCGGCGAGAGGGAGCCCAGGTCGTTGCTGGGGGAGGCCAGAGGCCGGTATCCGGGAAGGGCTATTTCGTCGAGCCAACTGTTTTTTCGGGTGTCAGCCCCGAGATGACGATTGCGCGGGAGGAGATCTTTGGTCCCGTGGTGGTGGTCATGCCTTACGACGATGTCGATGAGGCAGTCGCACTCGCGAACAACAGTGATTTCGGCCTCAGTGGAACTGTCTTCAGCGGGGATATTGAGCGCGCAGCATCAATCGCCAGGCGCATCAAGACGGGCCATGTCTGCGTGAATGGTCTGGAAATGGCACCCAATGTGCCGTTCGGCGGATTCAAGCAATCCGGGATGGGGCGAGAGGGTGGCCCGGAAGGACTGATGGCATTCCTCGAGGATCAGGCCATCTATCTTCCCGTGGGATTGCAAGCGACCGGGCAGGGTTGA
- a CDS encoding outer membrane protein transport protein — MSKLFEKQARLMVTYAVMMSLLLPTGKAQAENGISLSGSGVKSGGMAGVSIADPQDAIAAADNPAGMGLVGSRADFDVQLLKPVTDFSYGSHDNVLHTDKVYPVPSGGINWQMSPRLTFGVSLFGVGVGTSYGRAALPIKGAGVAKSSLQTVIAAPTVTYRLTEHNIIGFSASLAYQRFSASGAIVPLPDGSLLPLASHGTSTSFGSGFRVGYIWQPTTAFTFGASYASRIRMGKLSGYRGDLLAASDGRLDVGEQFGAGVAYHITPAVIVAGDWMRVSYSHTIIGSPQGFAWQNQNFYRAGISWDINSAWTLRSGYTHGNHPYASAVTAQNLLSAMPISSSVSVGATYRISEKSEVSADFDYGIPVTLKGTGASAGFDDRTKAAVLGLSFGRHF; from the coding sequence ATGTCAAAGCTATTCGAGAAGCAGGCGCGGCTGATGGTGACGTACGCCGTCATGATGTCGCTGCTGCTGCCGACAGGCAAGGCGCAAGCGGAAAACGGCATCTCGCTGAGCGGGAGCGGGGTCAAATCGGGTGGCATGGCCGGCGTGTCTATCGCTGATCCGCAAGACGCCATCGCGGCGGCCGACAATCCGGCAGGCATGGGCCTGGTCGGTTCGCGTGCTGATTTCGACGTGCAGCTTCTCAAGCCGGTCACCGATTTCAGCTATGGCAGCCACGATAACGTCCTGCATACCGACAAGGTCTATCCGGTCCCGAGTGGGGGGATCAATTGGCAAATGAGTCCCCGGCTGACATTTGGCGTTTCCCTGTTCGGCGTAGGTGTCGGCACCAGCTACGGAAGGGCGGCTTTGCCCATCAAGGGTGCTGGCGTGGCAAAGTCGAGCCTGCAGACGGTAATAGCGGCACCAACGGTGACCTACCGGCTGACCGAGCACAACATCATCGGCTTCAGTGCGTCGCTCGCGTATCAACGGTTTTCTGCAAGCGGCGCGATAGTCCCGCTGCCTGATGGCTCGCTTCTGCCGCTGGCCTCACACGGAACGTCGACCAGTTTCGGAAGCGGGTTCCGGGTGGGCTACATCTGGCAACCGACCACCGCCTTCACGTTTGGCGCGAGCTACGCCAGCCGCATTCGCATGGGCAAGCTATCGGGTTACCGCGGTGATCTTCTGGCTGCAAGCGACGGCCGTCTGGACGTAGGCGAGCAGTTCGGCGCCGGTGTCGCGTACCACATCACCCCTGCGGTGATCGTGGCGGGCGACTGGATGCGTGTCAGCTACTCGCACACCATCATCGGTTCCCCTCAGGGCTTTGCCTGGCAGAACCAGAATTTCTACCGCGCCGGTATCTCGTGGGACATCAATTCCGCGTGGACCCTTCGCTCTGGCTATACGCACGGCAACCACCCCTATGCGTCGGCGGTGACAGCTCAAAACCTGCTATCGGCCATGCCCATTTCCAGTTCCGTTTCAGTGGGTGCGACCTACCGGATCAGTGAAAAGAGTGAGGTCAGTGCCGACTTCGATTATGGCATTCCAGTCACGTTGAAAGGAACCGGTGCAAGTGCAGGGTTTGACGATCGAACAAAAGCCGCAGTTCTCGGCTTGAGCTTCGGAAGACATTTTTAA
- a CDS encoding PDR/VanB family oxidoreductase, producing MKTIPIRVVALDTIADGVRLLTLEARGDERLPSWEPGSHVDLHLAPDVIRQYSLCGPCADTKTYQVAVKLEPQSRGGSRHVHEVLHVGSELEISRPRNLFPMQQSSPHSVLLAGGIGITPIISMARALKAQNQTFELLYFTRSEAHAAFRDELVDGDLQQCCRLVCGSDGKAVREMLEKVLSKRPAGAHMYLCGPQPFMEAVQEVASRCGWPDKSVHLEYFSAAEKEMADPAKAFELKLERSGITLTVPAGKTIIDALREQGIEVETSCEQGICGTCIASVLDGTPEHHDHFLTEQEKARGDCIALCVSRSRSNVLVLDV from the coding sequence ATGAAAACCATTCCCATACGAGTAGTTGCCCTAGACACCATCGCCGACGGCGTCCGACTGTTGACCCTTGAGGCGCGCGGTGATGAGCGACTGCCTTCTTGGGAGCCTGGCTCGCATGTGGACCTGCACCTTGCTCCCGATGTGATCCGGCAATATTCCCTGTGCGGTCCTTGCGCCGACACGAAGACATATCAGGTCGCCGTAAAGCTCGAGCCACAGTCACGGGGCGGTTCCAGGCACGTGCATGAGGTGCTTCATGTCGGTAGTGAACTCGAGATATCGCGGCCACGCAATCTCTTCCCGATGCAGCAGAGTTCACCCCACAGCGTGCTTCTCGCCGGGGGCATCGGAATCACTCCCATCATCAGCATGGCTCGCGCACTCAAGGCACAGAACCAGACGTTCGAACTCTTGTACTTCACGCGATCCGAGGCGCATGCGGCATTTCGCGACGAACTTGTGGACGGAGATTTGCAGCAATGCTGCCGGCTGGTATGTGGCAGCGATGGCAAAGCGGTCCGCGAGATGCTCGAAAAAGTCCTTTCGAAGCGACCCGCCGGCGCTCACATGTATTTGTGCGGACCGCAGCCGTTCATGGAAGCAGTACAAGAGGTCGCCTCTCGTTGCGGCTGGCCCGACAAGTCTGTTCACCTCGAATATTTTTCGGCCGCTGAAAAAGAAATGGCGGATCCTGCGAAGGCATTCGAGCTGAAGCTCGAGCGCTCTGGTATCACGCTGACTGTGCCGGCTGGAAAAACGATCATCGATGCACTGCGCGAGCAAGGCATCGAGGTCGAAACATCCTGTGAACAAGGCATCTGCGGAACGTGCATCGCCAGCGTCCTGGACGGTACGCCTGAGCATCACGACCACTTTCTTACCGAACAGGAAAAGGCACGGGGAGACTGTATCGCTCTTTGCGTATCCCGCTCCCGTTCGAACGTGCTCGTGCTGGATGTATAG
- a CDS encoding Rieske 2Fe-2S domain-containing protein: MNASTKSAELPFGVRGAERYQYLTATDAKTPAGELMRRYWQPVALCESLPPGAPPQPIRILGEDLVLFRDDEGRIGLIDRKCAHRCTDLALGRVEDGGIRCPYHGWLFDVEGRCLSQPAEASATAKDRIRMKSYPVHQAAGAIWTYMGPGEPPLFPNYPALAGGTEHCYTTRWFGDCNWMQASEGNIDPVHTSYLHQLELSSDDMKARWGVFSNQARPELSIEDTRFGVRLYTIRKVDGSDRKSIRITNFVMPNACAVGGFEGYLGEGGLTMLWDVPIDDQHHWRWEFIFHRSGNLDKESLAAQYRSEKGEGDRMRRKADNLYSQDRDSMRGEAYLGLGECFSVHDIAITQSQGTIHQQSNEHLSSSDIAIMRARRMLDEAAKIVAEGGDPRGVVRSEAENDFSDLVVITGEIESDDAKEAYCARQADRPDLFAPQRSPRS, from the coding sequence ATGAATGCTTCCACAAAGTCCGCCGAGCTACCGTTTGGCGTGCGCGGCGCCGAGCGCTATCAATATCTCACTGCCACAGACGCGAAGACACCTGCAGGTGAACTGATGCGCCGATATTGGCAGCCTGTGGCGCTTTGTGAATCACTGCCCCCGGGGGCTCCGCCTCAGCCGATCCGCATCCTGGGGGAGGATCTGGTGCTGTTTCGTGACGATGAGGGCCGCATTGGTCTGATTGACCGAAAGTGCGCGCACCGTTGCACGGACCTCGCATTGGGCCGCGTCGAGGACGGCGGGATTCGCTGCCCCTACCACGGCTGGCTGTTTGACGTCGAAGGGCGTTGCCTCAGTCAACCCGCCGAGGCTTCCGCCACGGCAAAAGACCGCATTCGCATGAAATCGTATCCGGTGCATCAAGCGGCGGGCGCGATCTGGACCTACATGGGGCCGGGCGAGCCACCGTTGTTCCCCAATTATCCGGCGCTGGCCGGCGGTACCGAGCATTGCTACACGACGCGCTGGTTCGGGGACTGCAACTGGATGCAGGCCAGTGAAGGCAACATCGATCCAGTCCATACCTCGTACCTGCATCAACTTGAGCTTTCCAGCGACGACATGAAGGCCCGTTGGGGCGTCTTTTCCAATCAGGCGCGCCCCGAGCTGTCGATCGAAGATACGCGTTTCGGCGTGCGTCTTTACACGATTCGCAAGGTCGATGGCTCCGACCGAAAATCCATTCGCATCACCAATTTCGTCATGCCCAACGCCTGTGCCGTGGGCGGGTTTGAAGGCTACCTTGGCGAAGGTGGCCTCACGATGCTCTGGGACGTGCCCATCGACGACCAGCACCATTGGCGCTGGGAATTCATTTTCCACCGCAGCGGGAACCTCGATAAGGAGTCCCTTGCAGCGCAGTACCGTTCCGAGAAGGGCGAAGGCGACCGCATGCGGCGCAAGGCTGACAACCTGTATTCGCAGGATCGCGACTCCATGCGGGGCGAAGCCTATCTTGGCCTTGGCGAATGTTTCTCCGTGCACGACATTGCGATCACGCAGTCGCAGGGCACGATCCATCAGCAGAGCAACGAGCATCTTTCGTCCTCTGACATTGCGATCATGCGTGCCCGGCGCATGCTCGATGAAGCAGCGAAGATTGTCGCCGAAGGCGGGGACCCTCGCGGCGTAGTGCGTAGCGAGGCGGAGAACGATTTCAGCGATCTGGTGGTGATCACCGGCGAAATCGAAAGCGACGATGCCAAGGAAGCCTACTGCGCCCGCCAAGCTGATCGCCCCGATCTGTTCGCGCCTCAACGCTCACCCAGATCCTGA
- a CDS encoding LysR substrate-binding domain-containing protein: protein MEIKQLKHFLRIAEVGNLTRASNILGVTQAALSRQLAQLEAELGAELFRRNGRGLVLTAAGRRLLDHVPMVLRQITLAERAVKESKEPLRGTLVVGLAPSLARTVVVPLIRAFRERFPDITLRTVDGSSANLGELVGSGKLDCAVIYNPIPNSTTELHPLTEERLYLISGPQAVREGRIPGRSVALKKLPELPLVIAGKSNVVHGVLAAALAERGLKAQVVHEIENLMAILDLIRHGYGYSVVPLSGVHPCIGNPELHLHRIHSPSISCTLSVASPAGNSEDPLLSASITLLCEVITRELQLFEDEVEKAIDEQVDVPSGKSR from the coding sequence ATGGAAATTAAACAGCTCAAGCATTTCCTGAGGATCGCGGAAGTGGGCAACCTCACACGCGCATCCAACATCCTCGGCGTGACTCAAGCGGCACTCAGTCGTCAGCTTGCGCAGCTGGAGGCGGAGTTGGGTGCCGAGTTGTTCCGCCGCAATGGCCGCGGCTTGGTGCTTACCGCTGCAGGCAGGCGCCTGCTGGACCATGTACCCATGGTGCTGCGACAAATCACCCTCGCTGAACGGGCCGTCAAGGAATCAAAGGAGCCCTTGCGCGGCACGCTCGTTGTCGGTCTGGCACCATCGCTGGCCCGGACCGTCGTCGTACCATTGATCAGGGCTTTTCGAGAGCGGTTTCCGGACATCACGCTGCGGACCGTCGACGGCAGCTCGGCCAATCTCGGAGAACTCGTTGGATCAGGAAAGCTCGACTGCGCGGTGATCTACAACCCGATTCCCAACAGCACGACCGAACTGCATCCGCTCACTGAGGAGAGGCTCTATCTGATTTCCGGCCCCCAAGCGGTGCGGGAAGGACGGATTCCGGGCCGCTCCGTGGCGTTAAAGAAGCTACCCGAGTTGCCGCTTGTTATCGCCGGGAAGTCCAACGTCGTACATGGCGTACTGGCCGCAGCCCTTGCCGAACGTGGCCTTAAAGCCCAGGTTGTCCATGAAATCGAGAACCTCATGGCGATCCTCGATCTGATTCGTCACGGTTATGGCTATTCCGTCGTGCCGCTGAGCGGGGTGCATCCGTGCATCGGCAATCCGGAGCTTCACCTGCATCGCATTCATTCGCCCAGCATCTCGTGCACTCTGTCGGTTGCCAGCCCTGCCGGTAACAGCGAAGACCCTCTCCTCAGCGCGAGTATCACGCTGTTGTGTGAGGTAATCACGCGGGAGCTTCAACTGTTTGAGGACGAGGTCGAGAAGGCGATCGACGAACAGGTGGATGTCCCGAGCGGGAAATCGCGCTGA